A single Methanomicrobiales archaeon DNA region contains:
- a CDS encoding pro-sigmaK processing inhibitor BofA family protein translates to MALLEGIVILILAVIVAVVLYWFLRNAISLVVNAIVGVLLLFIANIFLQPDIPINIITVLISAIGGIVGVALILLLYFAGISLEI, encoded by the coding sequence ATGGCTCTCCTGGAAGGGATCGTCATCCTCATTCTGGCCGTCATCGTCGCAGTCGTGCTCTACTGGTTCCTGCGCAACGCCATATCCCTCGTCGTCAACGCGATCGTCGGCGTGCTCCTGCTGTTCATCGCCAACATCTTTCTCCAGCCGGATATCCCCATCAACATCATCACGGTCCTGATCAGCGCGATCGGCGGCATCGTGGGCGTGGCGCTCATCCTTCTCCTCTACTTCGCCGGCATATCCCTGGAGATCTAG